In Chitinispirillales bacterium, one genomic interval encodes:
- a CDS encoding type III pantothenate kinase, with product MEIIAVDAGNTHLRLARVDVNCLKNIEIKHCDYENIFDMIHALQRNENLLISIASVVPKAQELYIELKNVYTNVYFCKRETVSNLSINYSPPLGIDRIVDAIAGLALFPDHDLIIVDSGTATTVDCVGSNREFLGGFILPGIKITSEATHEKTAALPFCNPYELKFCELPQNTFSAVSSGLIADCAGGIEYAIDSCAKKLDDPLILGCGGGWRIVKDFVRREVITVPELTIIGTALAGARKS from the coding sequence ATGGAAATAATCGCCGTTGACGCCGGAAATACGCATTTACGGTTAGCAAGAGTGGACGTAAATTGTTTGAAAAATATAGAAATCAAACATTGTGATTACGAAAATATTTTTGATATGATTCACGCTTTGCAGAGAAACGAAAACCTGCTTATTTCCATAGCAAGCGTAGTTCCGAAAGCGCAGGAATTATACATAGAACTTAAAAATGTATATACAAACGTTTATTTTTGCAAAAGGGAAACCGTATCAAATTTGAGTATAAATTATTCTCCACCGCTTGGTATAGACAGAATTGTCGATGCTATTGCCGGTCTTGCGTTATTTCCAGACCACGATTTGATAATTGTAGATTCGGGAACCGCTACGACGGTCGATTGCGTAGGCTCAAACAGGGAATTTTTGGGTGGATTTATTTTACCGGGAATAAAAATAACCTCTGAAGCGACGCACGAAAAAACGGCTGCGCTTCCGTTTTGTAATCCGTACGAACTAAAATTTTGCGAATTGCCTCAAAATACGTTTTCTGCCGTTTCAAGCGGACTTATCGCCGACTGTGCCGGAGGTATTGAGTACGCTATTGATTCTTGCGCAAAAAAATTAGACGATCCGCTTATATTGGGCTGCGGCGGCGGGTGGCGAATAGTAAAGGATTTTGTGAGACGGGAAGTAATTACAGTTCCCGAACTCACGATAATCGGAACAGCGCTTGCTGGAGCGCGAAAGTCTTAG
- a CDS encoding phenylacetate--CoA ligase, whose translation MPEYYDEKFETMPRSELKKFQLERLQSVVERVYENVSSYRKKMDKAGIKPGDIKKLEDLSRLPFTTKQDLRDAYPFGMFSVPQSDIVRIHASSGTVGKLTVAGYTQNDLDVWSQVMARSLVATGCTKDSVVNVAYGYGLFTGGLGVHYGSELLGCMTVPMSSGNTKRQIQLLKDFGATTLCCTPSYALYLADEMKNEGFKAGDFALRQGIFGAEQWTQEMRHEIQKKLDLKAYDIYGLSEIIGPGVAVECEHQHGSHIWEDHFLPEIIDRETLEPLPYGTKGELVFTTLTKTGMPLIRYRTRDITYLIHAECKCGRTSVRMGKIFGRSDDMMIIRGVNVFPSQIESALFTVEGIEPHYQIIVERVNNLDVLEIQVELEDRLFGSGIKNLQKLRNQLEENVSSAISVGVMINFVEHGTIGRSKGKAVRVIDKR comes from the coding sequence GTGCCTGAATATTACGATGAAAAATTTGAGACAATGCCGCGTTCGGAATTAAAGAAATTTCAATTGGAACGTCTTCAATCCGTTGTGGAGCGCGTTTATGAAAACGTATCGTCGTATCGTAAGAAAATGGATAAAGCCGGCATTAAACCCGGCGATATTAAAAAATTGGAGGATTTGAGCAGACTGCCTTTCACTACCAAACAGGACTTGCGCGACGCTTATCCTTTCGGTATGTTTAGCGTCCCTCAGTCCGATATTGTTCGTATTCACGCCTCAAGCGGTACCGTAGGGAAACTTACGGTTGCGGGTTATACTCAAAACGATTTGGATGTTTGGTCGCAGGTTATGGCGCGTTCGTTGGTGGCGACCGGCTGTACGAAAGACAGTGTTGTAAATGTAGCATACGGTTATGGATTATTTACGGGCGGTCTTGGCGTTCATTACGGCAGCGAACTGCTTGGTTGTATGACCGTTCCCATGTCTAGCGGTAATACGAAAAGACAGATACAGCTGCTAAAAGATTTCGGTGCGACTACATTGTGCTGTACACCTTCATACGCTCTTTATTTGGCGGATGAAATGAAAAATGAAGGTTTCAAAGCCGGAGATTTCGCTTTGCGGCAGGGGATTTTCGGAGCGGAGCAATGGACTCAGGAAATGCGCCACGAAATACAAAAGAAACTTGATTTGAAGGCGTACGATATTTACGGATTGAGTGAGATAATAGGTCCCGGAGTGGCTGTCGAATGTGAACATCAGCACGGCTCTCATATTTGGGAAGACCATTTTCTGCCGGAAATAATCGACCGCGAAACGCTTGAACCGCTGCCGTATGGGACAAAAGGCGAATTGGTTTTTACGACGTTGACAAAAACAGGAATGCCGTTGATCCGCTATCGAACGCGGGATATAACATATTTAATTCATGCTGAATGTAAATGCGGCAGAACTTCGGTTCGTATGGGTAAAATTTTCGGTAGAAGCGACGATATGATGATAATTCGCGGCGTTAATGTTTTTCCGTCACAAATTGAAAGCGCTTTATTTACGGTAGAAGGAATTGAGCCGCATTACCAGATTATAGTCGAACGGGTAAATAACCTTGACGTTCTTGAAATTCAGGTGGAATTGGAAGACCGCCTGTTTGGCAGTGGAATTAAAAATCTCCAGAAATTAAGAAACCAATTAGAAGAAAACGTATCCAGCGCTATAAGCGTCGGTGTAATGATAAATTTTGTCGAACACGGAACGATAGGACGCAGCAAAGGCAAAGCGGTGAGAGTAATTGATAAGAGGTAA
- a CDS encoding indolepyruvate oxidoreductase subunit beta, whose amino-acid sequence MNINILIVGVGGQGTLLASKILGNYATLINKDCKLSEVHGMSQRGGSVVTYVRISDKVYSPLIDKKNADVILAFEELEALRWADYIKDGGMIIINKQNLYPMPVITGKVDYPADIYERVGGYGAQIRNIDALEIAMKLGDLRTVNVAVLGFCAVLLKFDREKFKEAIKNSVPASTFDINLRAFEEGEKRA is encoded by the coding sequence ATGAATATAAATATTTTAATCGTCGGCGTCGGCGGACAGGGAACGCTTCTTGCGAGCAAAATATTGGGAAATTATGCGACGCTCATAAATAAAGATTGTAAATTGTCGGAAGTGCACGGGATGTCGCAGCGCGGCGGCAGCGTCGTTACGTATGTTCGTATAAGCGATAAAGTTTACAGCCCGTTAATAGACAAGAAAAACGCTGACGTTATTTTGGCTTTTGAGGAACTTGAAGCGTTGCGTTGGGCTGATTATATTAAAGACGGCGGTATGATAATTATCAACAAACAAAACCTTTATCCTATGCCGGTTATTACGGGGAAAGTCGATTACCCTGCAGACATTTACGAACGGGTAGGCGGTTACGGCGCTCAAATTCGCAATATTGACGCACTTGAAATTGCGATGAAATTAGGCGATTTGCGTACGGTTAATGTGGCGGTTTTGGGATTTTGTGCGGTGTTATTAAAATTCGACAGGGAAAAATTTAAGGAAGCCATAAAAAACAGCGTTCCCGCTTCTACGTTTGATATTAACCTTAGAGCATTTGAGGAAGGAGAAAAACGTGCCTGA
- the iorA gene encoding indolepyruvate ferredoxin oxidoreductase subunit alpha yields MKKLLLGDHAVAQGAYEAGVKVAAAYPGTPSTEITEYLSTFNDIYSEWSVNEKVAMEVGIGASMAGGRALVSMKHVGLNVAADPLFTYAYTGVNAGLVIAVADDPGMHSSQNEQDSRFYGLSAHIPMLEPSDSQEAKDFTKFAFELSEKYDTPVFIRLTTRIAHSRSFVEISKRQEIEFDYKQDIAKFVMVPANARKRHVKVEERERRLASDVNSFDINRIENGKNKIGIICAGAVYQYVKEALPDYPVFKLGFVYPLPVEKLREFASNCDDLIVIEELEPYIENALKSNGISVRGKELTGLQGELSSEKIKEIILGYKVISGKEELPARPPVMCAGCTHRGIYYVINKLKLNAAGDIGCYSLGCNEPLNAMHSLICMGAAIANTHGMEKAKGKDFSKKNIAVIGDSTFVHSGITGLINAVYNRSNITILILDNSTTGMTGHQPHPGTGKTIKNEQTHTLDFEALVRACGVNNVSVIDPYDLDMTESVIKEHIVKDGVSVIIARRPCILLDKTAKFDVAEIDNCRKCGMCLKLGCPAIRKNKDGSVAVDSTLCTACMLCEKVCKFASVKKVGDAK; encoded by the coding sequence TTGAAGAAATTATTATTAGGCGACCATGCCGTAGCCCAAGGCGCATACGAGGCGGGCGTGAAAGTTGCGGCGGCATATCCTGGAACCCCTAGTACGGAAATAACAGAATATCTTTCTACATTTAACGACATATACAGCGAATGGTCGGTCAACGAAAAAGTTGCGATGGAAGTAGGTATAGGAGCGTCTATGGCGGGCGGACGGGCGCTTGTTTCAATGAAACATGTGGGGCTTAACGTTGCTGCAGACCCGCTTTTTACATACGCTTACACCGGAGTAAACGCCGGATTGGTGATAGCGGTTGCCGATGACCCGGGTATGCACTCAAGCCAAAACGAACAGGATTCGAGATTCTATGGGTTAAGCGCCCATATTCCGATGCTTGAGCCGTCCGACAGTCAGGAAGCGAAAGATTTTACAAAATTCGCATTTGAATTAAGCGAAAAATACGATACGCCGGTATTTATTCGCCTTACGACAAGAATTGCGCATAGCCGCTCGTTTGTGGAAATATCAAAGCGTCAGGAAATAGAATTTGATTATAAGCAGGATATTGCAAAATTCGTTATGGTTCCGGCAAATGCCCGCAAACGACATGTCAAGGTTGAAGAACGTGAGAGACGTCTTGCATCGGACGTAAATTCTTTTGACATAAATCGGATAGAGAACGGTAAAAATAAAATCGGAATAATTTGCGCCGGAGCGGTTTATCAATACGTAAAAGAAGCGCTACCGGACTATCCAGTTTTCAAATTAGGATTTGTTTATCCACTGCCTGTTGAAAAATTACGGGAATTTGCTTCAAACTGTGACGATTTAATAGTAATTGAGGAACTCGAACCTTATATTGAGAATGCCTTGAAATCAAACGGAATAAGCGTAAGGGGAAAAGAATTAACCGGTTTGCAGGGTGAATTGAGCAGCGAAAAGATTAAAGAGATAATACTGGGGTATAAAGTTATTTCCGGCAAAGAAGAACTGCCGGCGCGTCCGCCTGTAATGTGCGCTGGCTGTACCCACAGAGGAATTTATTATGTGATTAACAAGTTGAAACTCAACGCTGCCGGCGATATAGGCTGTTATTCGCTTGGCTGCAACGAACCGCTTAACGCGATGCATTCTCTTATTTGTATGGGGGCGGCTATCGCAAATACACACGGGATGGAAAAGGCGAAAGGCAAAGATTTTTCTAAAAAAAACATTGCCGTTATAGGCGATTCCACGTTTGTTCACAGCGGAATTACCGGACTTATTAATGCGGTTTACAATCGTTCGAACATTACGATTTTAATATTGGATAATTCTACTACCGGTATGACGGGACATCAGCCGCATCCGGGAACTGGAAAAACGATTAAAAACGAGCAAACGCACACTCTTGATTTTGAAGCGTTGGTGCGCGCTTGCGGAGTTAATAACGTTTCCGTAATTGATCCTTACGATTTGGATATGACCGAGAGTGTAATTAAAGAGCATATCGTAAAAGACGGCGTTTCGGTCATTATTGCAAGACGTCCGTGCATACTGCTTGACAAAACCGCAAAGTTCGACGTTGCCGAAATTGATAATTGTCGTAAATGCGGAATGTGTCTGAAATTAGGATGTCCGGCGATAAGAAAAAACAAAGACGGTTCGGTTGCCGTTGATTCTACGCTTTGTACCGCTTGCATGTTATGCGAAAAAGTCTGCAAATTTGCAAGCGTCAAAAAAGTCGGAGATGCAAAATGA